The following are from one region of the Salvia splendens isolate huo1 chromosome 2, SspV2, whole genome shotgun sequence genome:
- the LOC121782978 gene encoding transcription factor bHLH53-like isoform X1, translated as MALSYYNSNWDSFALAELGVDLFNPDDYLVDPIDAFCNSLLSDDLPFADDGIPFDFDHLNSNYFQYNNEPFPHFPKRCDSHPFYQDYSIPEFVLPPPPPLPAFPAPGFIMGSCEGVRMKEESSSAQSVAARQRRRRITAKTQELGKLLPGGQKMNTAEMLHSAYKYIKFLQAQVGLLEFLKKVNEEEASVEGEQVFQNLLESPLIQEKLYSTEHCLIPQKLVENYPIIDFSKQASGYD; from the exons ATGGCGTTGAGCTACTACAACTCCAACTGGGACTCCTTTGCGCTGGCGGAATTAGGTGTTGATCTCTTCAACCCCGACGACTACTTGGTGGACCCCATCGACGCCTTCTGCAATTCTCTCCTCTCCGACGACTTACCTTTCGCCGATGATGGAATTCCCTTCGACTTCGATCATCTCAACTCCAACTACTTCCAATATAACAATGAGCCCTTTCCCCATTTCCCCAAACGCTGCGATTCCCACCCATTCTACCAAGATTACTCCATCCCGGAATTTGTGCTTCCTCCGCCGCCACCGCTGCCAGCGTTTCCGGCGCCGGGCTTCATCATGGGGAGCTGCGAGGGCGTGAGGATGAAAGAGGAGAGCTCGTCAGCGCAGAGCGTCGCCGCGAGGCAGAGGCGGCGGAGGATCACGGCGAAGACTCAGGAGCTCGGGAAGCTGCTTCCCGGCGGCCAGAAGATGAACACGGCGGAGATGCTGCATTCCGCCTACAAATACATCAAATTCTTGCAAGCCCAAGTTGGACTACTCGAATTCCTCAAG AAGGTCAACGAAGAGGAAGCATCAGTTGAAGGTGAACAAGTGTTCCAGAATCTTCTAGAATCTCCATTGATTCAAGAGAAGCTCTACTCCACCGAGCATTGCCTGATTCCTCAGAAGCTGGTGGAAAATTATCCAATCATTGATTTTAGCAAGCAAGCAAGCGGTTATGATTAA
- the LOC121782978 gene encoding transcription factor bHLH53-like isoform X2 — MALSYYNSNWDSFALAELGVDLFNPDDYLVDPIDAFCNSLLSDDLPFADDGIPFDFDHLNSNYFQYNNEPFPHFPKRCDSHPFYQDYSIPEFVLPPPPPLPAFPAPGFIMGSCEGVRMKEESSSAQSVAARQRRRRITAKTQELGKLLPGGQKMNTAEMLHSAYKYIKFLQAQVGLLEFLKVNEEEASVEGEQVFQNLLESPLIQEKLYSTEHCLIPQKLVENYPIIDFSKQASGYD, encoded by the exons ATGGCGTTGAGCTACTACAACTCCAACTGGGACTCCTTTGCGCTGGCGGAATTAGGTGTTGATCTCTTCAACCCCGACGACTACTTGGTGGACCCCATCGACGCCTTCTGCAATTCTCTCCTCTCCGACGACTTACCTTTCGCCGATGATGGAATTCCCTTCGACTTCGATCATCTCAACTCCAACTACTTCCAATATAACAATGAGCCCTTTCCCCATTTCCCCAAACGCTGCGATTCCCACCCATTCTACCAAGATTACTCCATCCCGGAATTTGTGCTTCCTCCGCCGCCACCGCTGCCAGCGTTTCCGGCGCCGGGCTTCATCATGGGGAGCTGCGAGGGCGTGAGGATGAAAGAGGAGAGCTCGTCAGCGCAGAGCGTCGCCGCGAGGCAGAGGCGGCGGAGGATCACGGCGAAGACTCAGGAGCTCGGGAAGCTGCTTCCCGGCGGCCAGAAGATGAACACGGCGGAGATGCTGCATTCCGCCTACAAATACATCAAATTCTTGCAAGCCCAAGTTGGACTACTCGAATTCCTCAAG GTCAACGAAGAGGAAGCATCAGTTGAAGGTGAACAAGTGTTCCAGAATCTTCTAGAATCTCCATTGATTCAAGAGAAGCTCTACTCCACCGAGCATTGCCTGATTCCTCAGAAGCTGGTGGAAAATTATCCAATCATTGATTTTAGCAAGCAAGCAAGCGGTTATGATTAA